From one Coffea eugenioides isolate CCC68of chromosome 11, Ceug_1.0, whole genome shotgun sequence genomic stretch:
- the LOC113751412 gene encoding ADP-ribosylation factor 1-like, producing the protein MGLTFTKLFSRLFAKKEMRILMVGLDAAGKTTILYKLKLGEIVTTIPTIGFNVETVEYKNISFTVWDVGGQDKIRPLWRHYFQNTQGLIFVVDSNDRDRVVEARDELHRMLNEDELRDAVLLVFANKQDLPNAMNAAEITDKLGLHSLRQRHWYIQSTCATSGEGLYEGLDWLSSNIASKA; encoded by the exons ATGGGGCTTACCTTCACTAAGCTGTTCAGCAGGCTGTTTGCCAAGAAAGAGATGAGGATTCTGATGGTAGGTCTTGATGCTGCTGGTAAGACTACAATACTGTACAAGCTCAAGCTTGGAGAAATTGTCACTACTATTCCTACCATTG GCTTTAATGTTGAAACTGTGGAGTATAAGAATATTAGCTTCACCGTGTGGGATGTTGGTGGCCAGGACAAG ATCCGTCCATTATGGAGGCACTACTTCCAAAACACACAGGGTCTTATATTTGTGGTGGATAGCAATGACAGGGACCGAGTTGTTGAAGCTAGGGATGAGCTGCATAGGATGTTAAATGAG GATGAACTGCGAGATGCTGTGTTGCTAGTGTTTGCTAACAAGCAGGATCTGCCCAATGCAATGAATGCTGCAGAAATTACTGACAAGCTTGGCCTCCATTCTCTCCGCCAGCGCCATTG GTACATCCAGAGCACTTGTGCTACCTCTGGGGAGGGCCTTTATGAAGGGCTGGATTGGCTTTCCAGCAACATTGCTAGCAAG GCATAA
- the LOC113751608 gene encoding shaggy-related protein kinase epsilon has translation MASGGVMPSAVGKPKIDAMLVDKLPEEINEMKIKDEKVEKEMDAAVVDGNGTETGHIIVTTIGGKNGQPKQSISYMAERIVGQGSFGIVFQAKCLETGETVAIKKVLQDKRYKNRELQTMRLLDHPNVVSLKHCFFSTTEKDELYLNLVLEYVPETVYRVARHYSKANQRMPMIYVKLYTYQIFRALAYIHGIGVCHRDIKPQNLLVNPHTHQVKLCDFGSAKVLVKGEPNISYICSRYYRAPELIFGATEYSTAIDIWSVGCVLAELLLGQPLFPGESGVDQLVEIIKVLGTPTREEIKCMNPNYTEFKFPQIKAHPWHKIFHKRMPPEAVDLVSRLLQYSPNLRCTALEACVHPFFNELRDPSSRLPNGRPLPPLFNFRPQELKGASLELIAKLIPEHARNQCPFIGS, from the exons ATGGCTTCGGGTGGTGTGATGCCTTCAGCTGTTGGGAAACCAAAAATTGATGCAATGCTTGTTGACAAACTTCCTGAAGAAATCAATGAAATGAAGATCAAAGATGAAAAGGTTGAAAAG GAAATGGATGCGGCTGTGGTGGATGGAAATGGTACTGAAACAGGGCACATCATTGTAACTACTATTGGTGGTAAAAATGGTCAACCTAAGCAG TCCATCAGTTATATGGCAGAGCGCATTGTGGGACAGGGTTCATTTGGAATTGTGTTTCAG GCCAAATGTCTAGAAACTGGAGAAACAGTGGCGATCAAAAAGGTTTTGCAGGATAAGAGATACAAAAATCGGGAGTTGCAGACAATGCGCCTTCTTGATCATCCCAATGTTGTTTCACTTAAGCACTGCTTCTTTTCAACTACTGAAAAGGATGAGCTGTACCTTAATTTGGTTCTTGAGTATGTACCTGAGACTGTATATAGGGTAGCTAGGCACTATAGCAAGGCAAACCAGCGAATGCCCATGATTTATGTCAAGCTATACACTTACCAG ATATTCAGAGCTTTGGCATATATTCATGGTATTGGAGTTTGTCACAGGGATATCAAACCTCAAAATTTACTG GTCAATCCTCACACCCATCAGGTCAAACTCTGTGACTTTGGAAGTGCAAAAGTTCTG GTCAAAGGCGAGCCGAACATATCCTATATTTGCTCTCGATATTATCGTGCACCTGAACTGATATTTGGGGCTACCGAATATTCTACTGCAATTGACATATGGTCTGTGGGTTGCGTCCTTGCTGAGTTGCTGCTTGGACAG CCTCTTTTCCCTGGTGAGAGCGGAGTTGATCAGCTGGTGGAAATAATCAAG GTACTAGGGACTCCAACTCGTGAGGAAATCAAGTGTATGAATCCAAATTACACAGAGTTCAAGTTCCCCCAAATCAAGGCTCACCCATGGCACAAA ATTTTTCATAAGCGGATGCCTCCTGAAGCCGTTGATCTGGTATCAAGACTTCTCCAGTATTCTCCCAACTTGAGGTGCACTGCC CTGGAGGCCTGCGTCCACCCATTTTTCAATGAACTTCGTGATCCTAGTAGTCGTCTCCCTAATGGACGCCCATTACCTCCCCTTTTCAACTTCAGACCTCAAG AGTTGAAAGGAGCATCTTTGGAACTTATTGCCAAATTGATTCCTGAACATGCTAGGAATCAGTGCCCCTTTATTGGGTCATAG
- the LOC113753426 gene encoding ATP-dependent RNA helicase-like protein DB10 gives MAATATVSAGIRYAPEDPTLPKPWRGLVDGKTGYLYFWNPETNVTQYERPVSSSHVGSAPLHRPLSSSVHVQKSSQGQRRESSPIDDDDRYSRGGNGASMKVFSGVGSSQDLRSGPYHPRDVANVTVGTGGVKGYSSSSAGTGLSGEAYRRQHEISVTGDNVPPPLTLFDSTGFPSEILREVYNAGFSAPTPIQAQSWPIALQGRDIVAIAKTGSGKTLGYLIPGFIHLKRRHNNPQLGPTVLVLSPTRELATQIQDEAIKFGKSSRISCTCLYGGAPKGPQLKEIDRGVDVVVATPGRLNDILEMRRVSLDQVSYLVLDEADRMLDMGFEPQIRKIVKEVPTRRQTLMYTATWPKEVRKIAADLLVNPVQVNIGNVDELVANKSITQHVELLSSMEKHRRLEQILRSQEPGSKVIIFCSTKKMCDQLARNLTRQFGAAAIHGDKSQSERDFVLSQFRNGRSPILVATDVAARGLDIKDIRVVINYDFPTGIEDYVHRIGRTGRAGATGVAYTFFGDQDAKYASDLVKVLEGANQRVPVEIRDMALRGGGMGRSRRWGSGPGGRDGGRGGRYDSDYSSRDGRGSWANSSERGGGPGCDRDSRDSERYGRNSRDVEASGSFHYRSFHEKMTQKHSRSKSRSRSRSPIRGSGWGDNRSKGRSRSRSADRFDQAPPVRSFHEAMMQRARSPPKFGDLDFPSFNGSKSKEDSDNHWGRLQSPSHGSERENVGGSCEQQWGHSPVKRQDNQSNLHFGEEEEEGMIQAEEALAPHDEDGLFPRNK, from the exons ATGGCGGCTACTGCTACTGTCTCTGCAGGCATACGGTATGCACCAGAGGACCCTACCCTCCCCAAACCTTGGAGAGGCCTAGTTGATGGTAAGACTGGATATCTGTACTTTTGGAATCCGGAGACCAATGTTACGCAATATGAGAGGCCTGTTTCCTCTTCGCATGTGGGATCTGCTCCGCTGCATAGACCTCTTAGTTCATCTGTTCATGTTCAAAAATCTTCTCAAGGACAACGCCGTGAGAGTAGTCCCATAGATGATGATGATAGATACAGCAGAGGCGGTAATGGTGCTTCAATGAAGGTTTTCTCTGGAGTTGGAAGTTctcag GATCTGCGTAGTGGACCATATCATCCTCGTGATGTTGCAAATGTAACAGTGGGCACTGGTGGTGTGAAGGGATACTCATCATCAAGTGCAGGAACTGGCTTATCTGGAGAGGCCTATCGTCGTCAGCATGAAATAAGTGTAACA GGAGACAATGTGCCCCCACCTTTGACATTATTTGATTCCACTGGTTTTCCATCTGAGATTCTGAGAGAG GTATACAATGCTGGGTTCTCTGCCCCTACTCCAATACAGGCACAATCATGGCCAATTGCTCTTCAAGGTCGCGATATTGTAGCAATTGCCAAGACAGGCTCTGGGAAAACGTTGGGTTATCTGATTCCTGGTTTTATTCATCTAAAGCGCAGACACAACAATCCTCAGTTGGGTCCTACTGTTTTGGTGCTGTCACCAACAAGGGAATTGGCGACTCAAATACAAGATGAAGCtataaaatttggaaaatcatCGAGGATATCTTGCACG TGCTTGTATGGAGGTGCTCCGAAAGGACCTCAACTAAAGGAGATAGATAGGGGTGTGGACGTCGTTGTGGCTACTCCTGGCCGATTGAATGATATTCTGGAGATGAGAAGAGTTAGCCTGGATCAAGTCTCATATTTGGTACTAGATGAGGCTGACCGCATGTTGGACATGGGATTTGAGCCTCAGATAAGGAAAATTGTGAAGGAGGTGCCAACTCGAAGGCAGACCTTGATGTACACTGCCACTTGGCCTAAGGAGGTTCGGAAAATTGCTGCTGATCTCCTTGTTAACCCAGTTCAGGTGAACATTGGGAATGTTGATGAGCTCGTAGCTAACAAGTCTATCACCCAG CATGTTGAGCTCTTATCATCAATGGAGAAACACCGACGGTTGGAGCAGATATTGCGATCTCAAGAACCGGGATCAAAGGTAATCATTTTTTGTTCAACTAAGAAGATGTGTGATCAACTTGCACGCAACCTAACCCGCCAGTTTGGAGCTGCTGCTATTCATGGGGACAAATCCCAGAGCGAGAGGGATTTTGTCTTGAGCCAGTTTCGGAATGGTAGATCTCCAATCCTTGTAGCCACTGATGTTGCTGCTCGTGGCCTAGATATTAAAGATATCAG GGTGGTGATAAACTATGACTTCCCCACTGGAATTGAGGACTATGTTCATAGAATTGGAAGGACTGGAAGGGCAGGTGCCACTGGGGTGGCGTACACATTTTTTGGTGACCAGGATGCTAAGTATGCTTCTGATCTTGTCAAAGTTCTGGAAGGTGCCAACCAACGTGTTCCTGTCGAAATCCGTGATATGGCTTTACGTGGTGGTGGAATGGGAAGGTCTAGGCGTTGGGGATCTGGACCTGGTGGACGTGATGGTGGTCGAGGTGGCCGTTATGATTCTGATTACAGTAGCAGAGACGGACGAGGCAGTTGGGCAAACTCATCTGAAAGAGGAGGTGGACCTGGTTGTGACCGAGACTCCCGTGACAG TGAGAGGTATGGTCGCAATTCCCGTGATGTTGAAGCCTCAGGAAGCTTCCATTACCGAAGCTTTCATGAAAAAATGACTCAGAAGCATAGTCGAAGTAAAAGTCGTAGTCGGAGTAGAAGCCCCATCCGTGGATCTGGTTGGGGTGACAACCGAAGCAAGGGCCGAAGTCGTAGCCGCAGTGCTGACAGGTTTGATCAGGCTCCACCAGTACGTAGTTTTCATGAAGCTATGATGCAACGGGCCCGTTCACCTCCAAAATTTGGTGATCTTGATTTCCCGTCTTTCAATGGAAGTAAATCAAAAGAAGATTCAGACAATCATTGGGGGAGATTGCAGTCTCCATCCCATGGTTCTGAGAGGGAGAACGTTGGAGGTTCATGTGAGCAGCAATGGGGGCATTCACCAGTTAAGCGGCAGGATAATCAATCAAATTTGCATTTtggggaggaagaagaggaaggaATGATTCAAGCTGAAGAAGCTTTGGCGCCTCACGATGAAGACGGGCTGTTTCCCAGGAACAAATAA
- the LOC113753428 gene encoding phosphoenolpyruvate/phosphate translocator 2, chloroplastic-like, giving the protein MASCHLLRLSVVSTSTRPSKLKHEIFNSRRINPAARYHCHSSLSLNLKSTSFHCDRKLQKRTTFLLNSALGLGGSNTRTHFSFSAANKTSCHVKLRATAVPDNNAGESAKPNELLKTLQLGVMFVVWYSLNIYFNIFNKQVLKVFPHPTTVSAFQFGCGTMLVLFMWALNLHKRPTINRSQFEAIFLLAAGHTVGNLLTNISLGKVAVSFTHTIKAMEPFFTVLLSVLFLGERPSVWVVASLVPIVGGVALASFTETSFNWIGFGSAMASNLTNQSRNVYSKKVMVKEDALDNINLFSVMTITSFILLVPITVLIDGIKLSPSYLQYAASQGLNVREFLVRSLLAGFCFHSYQQISYMILQMVSPVTHSVGNCVKRVVVIVSSMIFFQTSVSTINALGTGIALAGVFLYSRAKRIKPTPKVA; this is encoded by the exons ATGGCGAGCTGCCATCTGCTACGACTCTCGGTTGTCTCTACTTCCACAAGACCTTCAAAACTCAAGCACGAAATCTTCAACAGCAGAAGAATCAACCCAGCTGCGAGATACCACTGCCACTCCTCTCTGTCTCTGAATCTAAAATCAACATCTTTCCACTGCGACCGCAAACTCCAGAAGAGGACTACTTTCCTACTGAACTCTGCTTTAGGATTAGGCGGCTCCAATACAAGAACCCATTTCTCATTTTCTGCAGCAAATAAAACCTCGTGCCATGTCAAGCTCAGAGCCACAGCAGTTCCTGATAATAATGCGGGCGAGTCCGCCAAGCCGAATGAGCTGCTGAAGACTTTGCAGCTCGGGGTGATGTTCGTAGTCTGGTACTCGTTGAATATATACTTCAACATTTTCAACAAGCAG GTTTTGAAGGTATTTCCACACCCAACAACAGTTTCAGCATTCCAATTTGGTTGCGGAACCATGCTTGTACTCTTTATGTGGGCACTGAATCTCCATAAAAGGCCGACGATCAACAGATCTCAG TTTGAAGCAATATTCTTGCTGGCTGCGGGGCACACTGTGGGGAACCTCCTAACCAACATCAGTCTTGGAAAAGTAGCGGTTTCTTTCACTCATACCATCAAAGCCATGGAGCCTTTCTTCACTGTACTTCTTTCTGTCCTCTTTCTTGGCGAG CGGCCATCTGTCTGGGTAGTTGCTTCCCTGGTGCCTATAGTTGGAGGAGTGGCATTGGCATCATTCACGGAGACATCTTTTAATTG GATAGGCTTTGGGAGCGCAATGGCCTCCAATCTGACCAATCAATCACGTAATGTCTACAGCAAAAAGGTCATGGTAAAGGAG GACGCTTTGGACAATATCAATCTCTTCTCTGTCATGACTATCACTTCATTTATCCTTCTGGTACCCATTACTGTTTTGATTGACGGGATCAAGCTTAGTCCATCGTACCTTCAATATGCT GCGAGTCAGGGCTTGAATGTTAGAGAATTTCTGGTGAGATCTCTGTTAGCTGGTTTCTGCTTCCACAGTTACCAACAG ATTTCTTACATGATACTTCAAATGGTGTCACCAGTGACTCATTCAGTAGGCAACTGTGTGAAGCGGGTTGTGGTCATTGTGTCCTCAATGATCTTCTTCCAGACATCTGTCTCAACAATAAACGCCCTTG GAACTGGTATTGCTCTTGCTGGAGTCTTTCTATATTCAAGGGCAAAGCGAATAAAACCAACGCCTAAGGTCGCATGa